The segment tgtaaactcaattccgacttttttctcaggaaTGTGATATCAACtaacagttgtgagaaataaagtcagaattacaagataaaaactcacaattctgactttctttttcgcagaattgcaagatataaactcgtaattcagactttctctcagaattttgtgatagaaacacaattcagacttttttctcagaattttaagatataaactcaatttggacttttcttaggaataaactcacaattgtgagaaataaagtcagaattacaagacaaaaACTCTTCAGTTCTGATTTTTTCTCGGAATGTTTTGTgtgaaagtcacaattgtaagatacaaactggtaattctgagaaaaaaattaaaaattgcgagtgtatatcatgtaattctgagaaaaaagtctgaattgtgagtctatacaactttttatagttaactaaacttaaaaacataaataatatataaatgcatacatacaaacatgcatgcataaataaatgttgCTTGAAAGTTTCTGTCAGTTATTGTTTGTTTTCTGTTGAGTTATTGAGTGTGTTTGCAGTGCTCTAGGAGTGGACTTTGTGACATGGAGAGGACACCTAACCAAAGTGCTGACCACCCCATACGAGACTCAAGAGGGATGGATGCTAGCTGCATCCAAGTTCAGAGGCACCATCTACATCAGTGAGGTGGAAACGGAGGCTGCCAGAGTGAACCGAGAGAGCCGCTCCGAGCGCCAGGAGGAGATGATGTACTGGGGCTACAAGTTTGAGCAGTACATGTGCGCAGGTTTGGGACATCTAGTATTTTATACTACTATCAGAGACTGATGATAGTGACAGATCTCACCACTTATCGACTGTTTTCCTTTCTTTTTAGATAATGTGGATGGGACTCCAGACTCAGGGGGCGTCGTGAACACCAATGAAGCGTTCTGTACGGTGGTTCAGACGCGTTTGGCTGATCATAAGCTTCTCTTTTCTGGAGAGGTGGACTGCCGGGTCAAAGAACCCGATGCTCCTCCAGCGCCGGGATGTTATGTGGAGCTCAAGACCTCCGCAGAGATCTGCACCCCGAAACAACGAAGCAACTTCCACAGGTGAAACTATCAATGTTGAGTCAACTCCAGCTGgcagattaaagaaaaaaaaaatgtggtcagattttttgaaaaaaaaaacagcaggttGGTTGAAAGAAAGTGCAAAGTGGcactataaaaaaaacaaaaaaaacagaaatactgCTGTTGTGTCGGTCTTAACATATACGGTACTAtatgtacagtatctcacaaaagtgagtacacccctcacatttcagcaaccattttagtatatcttctcaagggacaatactatagaaatgaaacttggatatattttagagtagtttGCTGCTACAAAATAttgttcacttagggtgtactcacatttgttgccaggtattttgacaataatggctgtatgttgagttattttcagaggacagtaagtctgcaagctgcacattgactactctaaaatatacccaagtttcatttctatagtatcgtcccttgagaagatatactaaaatggttgctgaaatgtgtggGGTGCACTCACTTTTGTAGCATACTGTATTCaagagatagttcatccaaaaatggaaATGGTCATAGTTGACATAATTTAATGAACAGCTGATattagccattgacttccatagaatTTTTCCCATACTGTAGCAGTCAATGGCTACCGGCAGTTGCTTGGTTACCAACATTTctgaaaatatcttcttttgtgttcagcagaagaaagaaactcataaagGGTTGGAACAACTGTAAATGACAGATTCTTCCCTTTTTGGTGAAGAATTCATTTATATGAATGCTATTTATTTGTTCTACACTGAACATTCatcttggtgtgaacaggtcAACCAAACAATCAGCACTTACCTCATATCATTCAAACGCAAATTCCCCATTGTTTCGAAGAATATTAACACTATATTTTATCAAGGGTTGTGTAAATTTATGGGATGTTAGTTAATAAAGTAAAAGTTAAAACAACAGCCAGCCTCTTATCTACACATGTGTATGTATCTCTTGTAGGTACAAGCTGCTGAAATGGTGGGCGCAGTCGTTTCTTCCTGGAGTGCCTCAGATAGTCGCTGGGTTTCGAGACCATGATGGGGTAGTGGTGTCTGTTGAGACCTTCCAGACTTCGAAAATATCACAACTCATCAAGGTTTATTCTATGTAACCACATATTAGGAAGTTAAATTAGCTATACACAGGTTCCTTGTTGGTTCACTGTTGTCTGGAATAGAGCTGTgatgttttcatttttcttttttgtttctcTAGAATGAGTATAACTGCTGGAAGCCAACTGTCTGTATGAATTTCTGCAGTGATTTATTGTCCTTCGTCAAATCAGTCGTCAAAGAGGACGACCCAAGGTAAGACTGTTAGATCATTTTGATTAAAATAGTCCCTGTTCACTTTCTTAATATACTTTCAAGACCTTGTTTTGAACAATTTATCAGTGCATGTTGGAAAAGAAGAACATTTGCTGTTGTAATCATTTTATTGAATATATGTCTGATTACACAAGTAAAATCGAATTGATTTAATACCAAACATCTACCATCTCATCAGAGATTGTGGCAGGTCTAATGCAGTGCGATGTTTTTTTCAGACTGGTGTACCTGTTCAGATGGGATCCACACAGAGATGTGTCCTACACCGTCCACAGAGACTCTCAGTACACCTTTTTACCAGACTGGTACATCAAGGACATGAAGAGCCATCATTCATCTCACCACTGACGTACTGAGTGCAGACCATATGCTGTACATCAGGCAGGACGTGAGGACATTTTTGATTAGTTTATGAACCATGTACATACTGTAATACTGATGTGCTGTGCACAACTTGCCATTGCTTGTGTTTACTCTGGATGCTCTGAATTATGTTTGTGGCCTAGATGTCCATGtgcacttttttatatatatattattatatcatcATTCTCTCATTTGAAATATATTGGAATTTTATCCTTTGTTGTAATGAtgactttaaagggttagttctccccaaaaaaaagagaaaattctgtcaataattattcaccctcatgttgttccaaactcgtaagaccttcgttcagcttcagaatacaaataaagatatttttggtgaaatccgagagctttctgaccctgcatagacagaaacagaACTGGCACGTTCAAGGTTCAAAGCTACGCGAACTTTtcatgtgcaaagaaaacaaaaataacgactttaacaattcttctcctccaagTCACTATCGTCTGCCATTAGCGAGAGTACAACCTGCTCAGAAACGcatgggaacatttcagttgcgttgctgtcaatgcagggtcagaaagctcttgaatttcatcaaaaatatcttaatttgtgttccgaagatgaacaaaggtcttacgggtttgaaacacgagggtgagtaattaatgacaattttacaGGACTCTGTACTTTAATGTTAAGATGTGTTATATCAACTCACAAAAGTTATTCCCGACAGGATTCCTTTCATAGCTTTTATAAAAATTCACTTAAAATTATTTCAACATAAAAGTAGAGTAAAGTTAAATAACAAATTAGGTTATACAAATGAAAGTACAAAATATGTGCTATAAATTCTGAAATAAAGAAACTTAAGTACAAAGTCCTTAGTTGCAATCTCTATGTAAACTGTTTGAGTTTTTAATATCTTACTGTTTATGGTCCACATGACAAACCAGTTTCATTGATACACAGCAGGTAAGACTTCAGTAAACTCTccaaaatagcataatttaaGGCAAGTGTGTGAAAAAATTCACTTTGACCTCAAGCCGTGCATTTCAAATGCCTTTCATGAAGAGACTGAACAATACTCATGCTCAACTAAACTGTTTGAACTCTCAAAACATTGAAACTGGGAGAGATGTAAAAAcgcaactacactcttaaaaagaaaggtgcttcacgatgccatagaagaagcttttttgtctaaatggttccataaagaacctttaacatctgaagaaccttcaaagaaccttctttcctcacaaaggtaagaaagagatggttcttcaaagatcctttgactgaatgactacgtttacatggacaccagtaatctaattaatgaccttattctgaataagacaataatatgattaagctgtttacatgagttgcttttagaatattcctttcatgttcccgttttacatgttatagtacatagatcggttaatgacacacatcattgcgtccacacgcgacgctatcagttcatcttcgttatagacttttggatgtttgggttttaattttacaaaagcttgaagtggcactggacatattcaacaaatattttagaatgtgtgagttaaaatttgccgtggtcgcatttgtgcgagtgcatgctgtgctgctccaaagcgtctgatccatacagcgagcgtttcagagccagacaGTTTTTAGGAAGAAAAAAACCCGCaggcacagtcaccgaaagccagtttagttttactttttttgtttgttttcattttgaaaaccctgttatctttgccgtttacctcacattacgctttggaggctttcttttattaatttttttattaattattttgattgctcagtgtttgcgtgtcctgtaataaattgtttagtcggcatataacagcatgtgatggagtccatgcctcgtcttattagtttttgttaataaatgctatataagctagttttaatttatttttgttatgctgtttaattaaaaataacaaatccatcttttaagaatttgttttaatcttaaaattgataggtgtagccttatatatgcaagcaaaaccaagatcatgaattcgatagtaaaagtaaaaagcatcctaagacattccaatagcggaaatcccgttcacaaaattaaaataaatacttacaaataatactaatgaaaaagggggttgaatgttaaaaacgtttccataaaactaaaaattatgataacaaactaggatatttatcagcaatgagcattgattaagcccatgttgtagcaaaaataaataaataaaaatgaaaccaaagcgcaaccaactgagagcgttatgccgcgttccagacaacccgttacccgtgtttttccaaacttctacccgtgaaagtgcactggaacggcactcaaacccgtgaattcccacccgtgaactcgtactagatcgacgtactcccagttccgagttctgacgtgacatagcccgagaaacaacaataaagcctctaggggtgcggtgttcagtggcacacggtggaaaagtttaggacaatataacgttgcaatcaaattattaatactataaaaataataaatgcttggcgtgacttgcctggaacgctacaaagtcctgagtcgtggtttgaacacgtgatttacgagctcaaaaacctgcctggaacgcagcattagtgtgtatcctgtcacaaaatgtggcgaaaagtcctacacaaggggaatagtctgattaaggtgtgtacatgtcttccataatgcgactaaaataggaatactccacctgtcttaattcgatttgtgtatactccgattatgactttagtcggattaaattaatcaaaaatctcagtttacatggttgcttcttaatcagagtattgtcttaatcgcgttaaaatcggaatattgttgtccatgtaaacgtactcattgattccttgtgaaaccaaaaatggttcttctatggcatctgaAGCAGCCTTATTTTTAAGAGGGTATATAGGAAAAACATCCTCTACATTGGTGGTTCTCAACCGGTTTTGCTCCAGGACCCATATTTTATATTGGACATCAAGTGGCGGCAAAATTGTTCATTGTACAAAAGTAAACTTTGAGAATAAGGACCAGAGAGGATATGCCAAAGCACTGATCCGCTCCAGAGTTTCTCCTTGTATATTATTGATGTTAAATTTGTTTCTAGAGATCATCACCTGGTTTGTCACATGACATAGCAGCACATCACTTATAAGGCTCTACTGTATTGTTCGCAACTCTATATAGATGACGGATCTAAACCGTCATACACATTCCAGTTTCTGACTGAACACCAAATTCTACATTTCGTTCAAAAATGGACATTCCGTAATTTACTTACCCTCGTTTACAAACCCATACGACTGATTTTCTTCTTTCAAACacgattttctaaaaaatgttcaCCCTGCTCTCTCTTTATAGTAAAAGTATACCATACCAAAGTAACACGTAAAACTTATCAACTACATGAAACATTTTCTGAAGTCATACAATGGCTTTATGTGAGTAACAGACTAAAATCGACTTGCGTTACTGATTGAAAATGTTTCATGTTGAAATTTACTAAACTAAAATCATGATTTTTGGGGGTTAACTGTTAATTTATTCACCTCCATGTCATcgaagaggttcatgtctttctttcttcagtcgaaaagaaatgaaggtttttgagggaaacatttcaggatttttctccatttagtggacttcaatagggatcaacgggttgaagatgcaaattgcagtttcaatgcagcttcaaagggctctacacgatcccagatgaagaataaggatcttatctagcaaaatgatcagtgatttactaaaaaaagatacaaatgtatatactttttaactacaaacctgctgatccccattgaagagaaaaatcctggaaagttttcctcaaaaaccctcaTTTCTTTtcgaaagaaagacgtgaacaccttggatgacatgggggtgatcAGATGATCATGAAAAttattattctggaagtaaactaatacTTTAAGAAGATGTGCATCAGTAACCATTAAGACTCTGATAAAGGAAACTTGACcatgtaaactttttaaaataattgttacaaactaaaagttttttttgctttacactgacctgctcaaaagtttgggatcagtcagACTTGTTTCGTTTAAGTCTCTTCTctctctgcttttttttttttattgttcttGGTGCTAGCATTCATAATTGAATTTTGCGTTTGACTCAGAGAGTAAGGACGATTTTATTGACGAACTTTTACCTTTGTTAACAGATTGAAACTATTATGTtggattttatttgtttttgtatcTCTCTGATCGAATAGCATCAATAAAAAAGTTTAAtctaaaaaatacagaaaaaacagtaatattgcaaaattttattacaatataaaataatgttttttatttgaatatactttaaaatataatttattcctgtgatgcaaagctgaattttcatcagctgtcttCAGTgggacatgatccttcagaaatcattctaatatgcagatttattatcaatgttgaaaacagtattttttgtATACAgcatttatgcaaaatataaatgttttctaacaatgtaaatctatgctattactttttatcagtttaacacacccttggtgaataaaagtattgatttcttttaaaaacagaaaGAATTCAACTTTActgtgtatattgttagaaaacctttgtctattttaaataaatgctgttcttaaataatcctgaaaataaGTATCACAGCTTcaaaataatattaagcagcacaactgttttcaacattgataataaatcagcatattagaatcatttctgaaggatcatgtgacattgaaaactgcagtaatgatgctgaaaatgtagctttgcctcacaggaataaattacattttaaaatatatccacatagaaaactgttattttaaattgaaataatattccacaatattacagttttttctgtatttttgatcaaataaaaatctTGACGAGCATAAGAAAagtcatttaaaatcttactgatcccaaactttttagcGGCAGTGTATGTTGTGGTAAGACTGAAGACTGAAACTGTACCCAGATGAACCCATGCTAACGGAGCAATGGCTGATGGGATATGTGGAGCTCCTCCTGAGGGTGTGTGTTAGAGGTAGTCATCCATTAGTCACTCGTTAGTGTTCGTGGCTCAGTGGTGAAGGCTAACCATATCTCAGTGCTTGAGCTTCTTCTGGATGCCCATGAGCTTGAATGTGGCGGCTGTGATCTTCTCATACACCACGAACATGAGGGCCGCCGTCAGCACAGTCTGGAGCAGCTTCGCCTCTAGGCCTTTATACAAACCCAACAGCCCGTATTTCCTGTCACGTAGAGGACACAAGATCAGCCAAACAATTCAGCCTTGTTTGAGAGATAGAAACTAGAACGACACTGCAGatgtgaaaataaaattaaaatagagATGCACTGATAATACAATTCTGGCCAATAAGACTTAAAATTATTGCTGGTAGACATTAAATGGAAGTTATTCAATTTTATAGTACTTTGTGGGGaagaaaaaaaacgaaataaattaaataaatgttttttttttttatgggagctattgaatattttatttttaagtttactgCGACTTTTTTTATCTcgttttctcagaactgcgtgatgcaaactcgcaattctgactttttttctctaagagttgcatgatacaaacaattgcgagaaataaaaaaagaagagtcagaactgagatacaaactcacatttgtgtgaaaaaagtcagaattgtgagatacacagttgcaaaaaaagtcagaatttcaagtttttatatcgcaattttgacttttttctcacaaatgtgagtttgtatttctcagttctgactttttctttcagaatacatgatataaactcacaactgcaagaaataaagtcagaaatgtgagataaaaactcacaattgtgagaaataatgtcagaattaaaaaaaaaaatgcaatcctGAATTTCTGCGGGTTTGTCTCGCAATTCAAATTTTTAACAAATGTGAGTTTctatcaattcagactttttttccgtgatacacacaattgcgagaaattaagtctgaactgtgagaaaaaaaactcacaattgtgagaaataaagttagaattgcatgacaaaaacttgcaattctgacttttttgtca is part of the Garra rufa chromosome 1, GarRuf1.0, whole genome shotgun sequence genome and harbors:
- the LOC141337276 gene encoding decapping and exoribonuclease protein-like, which translates into the protein MAQRYHRDHHQESVYKRCTDSGSDYNTNKRHRPSDESQQRSPETLGAHRQMYERNFPLYKQPVEVGFFSLDSQRNFFNDQRQMRYYVQPRKSPDFNLRDGYTSRFVKRDDSVKERLDHLLQWILVNRDKIQTRDQTPSSALGVDFVTWRGHLTKVLTTPYETQEGWMLAASKFRGTIYISEVETEAARVNRESRSERQEEMMYWGYKFEQYMCADNVDGTPDSGGVVNTNEAFCTVVQTRLADHKLLFSGEVDCRVKEPDAPPAPGCYVELKTSAEICTPKQRSNFHRYKLLKWWAQSFLPGVPQIVAGFRDHDGVVVSVETFQTSKISQLIKNEYNCWKPTVCMNFCSDLLSFVKSVVKEDDPRLVYLFRWDPHRDVSYTVHRDSQYTFLPDWYIKDMKSHHSSHH